The sequence ccgtcacttcacaagacacgggaaacctctgttgatctggaggagctgcagcatttatttctgcacaaacgtccactgtacattcactagatattctcagagctacgaagtcttctgcagtgtgtagtgtgcgcacatgcacgtgaggtggagcgagctgagtgaaggcaagcaggcagaggagcagaggagcagagactctggccctggagaccaaagctacggtctcccccacgtactacgaccgcggccaacactgttttgcaagacgggcttcactagatataactttgcggttttggtgtttctgtgtagtttgtgttggagtctgagtctgaacagcatagccacacgcgagcataTGCAAGCGCGCATATGCATATGTGAGCGGCCAACAATcgaccaacaatccaaaacccaaaatatcaaatatatgaataaaacatagaaaagcagaaaatccatACCACTGAGAAGCTAGAGCCAGCaaatattgatttgttttgtttcctttttgcttgaaaatgacTTAATCGATTATCATAATGGTtgcacatccatccatccattacacCGGTAGTACAAAAATGAGGCACTGCACAGAGGATGCTGGTTCACAGGACACTTTATGAAAACCCATCGTACACACTTGGCATCATGGATCATGAATATTTTTCTCAACATTGTGTTATACATAAAGCCAGCTACTAGATGTTAAATACACCTGGGACAGAAACTATCAGCAGCTGCACAACCACAGTCATTCTTTAATTATCCAAAATGTATCTTTTATGCTTCATTTGgccaaatattattaaatagtatttttttatataattaaatacatCCACACATTTTACTTCCATTCTGTACTCCACCATGTTACATGCACATAATAACCCAATCATGGCTAGTAAGGCATTACTATATAAGTTGCTTCTTGGACTGATAATGCTAGAGTAGTGTCTGTTTACATTACTCTATGACACCAGTGTTTCCCTTTGTATTCAAGCTCACAGGCTAACATGGCCCTTAATAAATGTGACTAAAATAAAAGGTACTGTGCATCTAATTGTGATTACGATATCCACAACTATGGGAGTAATCAAATTTAGGTTACACCTTACTTGCATTAGAGACTGGATTATtggtgtgcatgtaaaagtagCCATTCTCTCAGAAATCACAAGGTCATGATCAAATAATTTACTCGTCAGTGTTAAGATTTAGCCAACATTTCCTTTTTGCTCACAACAAATCCCTCGGGTCAAAGGCATGAAAAAGAACTCGTATGAACAGCACTTGTTTAAGGGAGAATAACAgggagaaaattaaataaaaaagtgacAAGTCCtgctttgtctttgtgttccaTGGTGAAGTTGAGCCAAAAAGTCAGTTTGTCGTAAGGCTTGAGTTTAGTCTGCTGAGTAGTTATTAAAGGCAAAAAGCAGCTGTCATTTCCTGGATCCCGCTGCTGACTTTCGGCCGAGCTCCCTGGCTCTCTCGGTGGCAGATTCCACGGCGCTCATGGTGGACGCCCTCACACCGCCCTGCTCCAGGGTGTGAAGCCCGTAGATGGTTGTTCCACCTGGGGTGCAGACCTCAGAGCGGAGCTGAGCTGGATGCTTCCCGGACTCGCGTAACAATCTCCCAGCACCCTGCAACAGATGGAAGAGAGACTAAATTAATGATGGTGGTTTCAAATATTGTGCAGGCAAACATAAAACACAGTATTTTTTAGAAATACTAAagagacagtgtgtaggatttcaggggatctattaacagaaatggaataatatTCAAACTATGTTTATCATTAGTGTAGAATCACCTGGAACTaaacctgaaggccaccgtagttctccgtcatgcttgtgaaactgtggtaatgtgagccgcagagtgcaaaatcgtggtacggccagccgccgtctgacttccgttgctcctgaagtagtgttattaaCGTAAGGATGGTTTCTGAGCGaagcgaacggcgttaccacggttttgcagttgacggctcacattaccgcaatcttggaaagggaggagtgagtggaggtgtACTCactggttgtaatctgcaaccaaacaactaaataccgccaaatcctacacactgtcccttaaaaacagtgaaacaaaagcacacacacggTAAAACTGACCAGAACAGTTTGAGATGCGATGCTGTGTGCCAGAGCACTTGGCATTCCCATTTTAACAGCTCCATCTGCCAGCGCTTCAGCAAACAGATACACCTGCAGAGAGGGATCACATGCATCAGAATCAAAAGGTGCACAAAGTgcatacaattttaaaaaactCACACGTGTTGATGACTTTGTATTACTGCAAGGTAAACAATACATTAAGTATCATATATGGTTGTAACATCTGACTGTGCTTTTCTGACCTTCCTTAGATTTGAAACTTACTTCAGATAGGTCATTCATCCCAGGGACCATCATTGTTAATACCATTCATACAGGAGAGAAATATGCACATGTAAAGAGCTGATATTTTGTAGTTTTCACTGAGGATTTGGTGTGGACCAATAGACACAGCAAAGAGCTTGCCTTTTGATTGGCTAGTATCAAGTTTTATAGCTAGCCCGGGGGGGGGGTGCTACGTTTCTGCGACAGCGCCATCGGTTGGGATGACGTTACCAGCTGTAACCGCTCCatgggcacgctcacatgcatgaacatgcactgAAAGCCtgcgcggccggcccggctatgtcaacaaagcccggagaagctcggattacaacacacacagagggaaagcaacttcattcattctctgctcaggtagacattactcctctatatctttacatagctaatagttttttgctgctatattaatgctctggatatcatatagagaacctttaacaaTAATTTACAATGACAACAAAAGCAAATCAAGGATTCATTGTGATTATGTAACATGAggaagtttcaagtcttcacaAGTTGATTTTCATGTTGTAGTGAAATCAGTTCATACCTGTAGAAGGTACAGCATGTTACAGTATAAGAAAAGGTTAGTAGAATTACAggtttcactattttctggtTTAAGTCTTATTAtcaatcaacattgacttctttGTTTTGAGGAAGTGTTAATACAACCGTCTGCAAGCAGTTACAAACACCTCCTTCTAAACAAACCATACAATCCGGGGACACTCACAAAAGCGACTCCACTCCCGCTCAGTCCAGTGTGGATGTCGATCCAGGCCTCAGGTCCCTCCTCCACCAAACCACAGCGGTGCAACAAGGAGCGAAGCAGAGCTCCATCCTCCTGTTTCGCATGGGATCCCCGTGCAAACAGGAGAGCCCCTTCCTGAACCAAACATGGGAGATTTGGCATCAGCCGGATGGCGACTGAATTCTCTGGGAGGAGCTTGTAATTGAaggagagataaaaaaaagaatattactTCTCTTTCGATCACCACAAAAACCACCATTtagtttgaaaaaaatcattactCATGGGCTCTCACCTCTTCCAGTGTTGCCAGCGTTACTCCTGCTGCAACAGACACGATAATGTGTCGGTCAGTGACGTGTATTGAGATCTCATTGAGAACTAGTGGAACCAGGTGAGGTTTGACTGCTACAAAAACCACATCTGACCCAGAGACCACCTCAATGTTAGAGTGGGTGACGTCAATCCCGAGCTCCTGAAAGCCAATGGAAGGGATGTATTGGTTATATTGACCAATATATTATGCACAATGTTGTGTTATCTTGGACATCCCGCCAATAATTTATTGGATGAGTTTGTTTAACATTATGTTCTATTGATTCATGCATGCAAGTTTCTAATTCGAGAAGAACACCTGCAGGACTCCACTGCAACGGAACAAGGTCAGCATTAAAATGGATTGGTTTGCAGGACAACCATCCATTCACAAGGAACCTGATCTTACAAACAGTAACCATGATCCTGACTGTGACTGCTCATTGCCCTGCAATCCAACCCATCCTACTGAGAAACTGGCAGAAAAGTAAAGAAGAAGGTGATATAAAAGTACCTGAAAGCGCCCCAGGTTCCTGGAGGATGGTGCGCTCACTTTGACGTTTACGGGAAGAACACTTCCTTTAATGGGAACACACAAGAGACTGTTAACTCCTTTATTTAGAACATCTCTCTGTTTGCTCCGTTTCAACGACTCTCATGACTCACCAGACAAGATGCCCTTTGCGATGCCGAAGGCCATGTTCCCTGCACCGATAAAACCAATCTTCAGCTGCGAGTCCATCTCAGGGTCCATTTTGATCttaaggaaagaagaaaaacagatttgAGTGGAAACATCAACATCGTAGTTTAACAATTACGTGAAAACTAAGGGTGTGAATCACAGGACGGGACAACCTACGGCACAACACCATCATGACACGTTTCCCACATTGACAATGGTATCACACAATATCACACATACATTAGGATTCTGTTATAGATGATAATACTGCAagaaaattaaagctgcaaggattagtcaattaattgattagttcaTGGACAGAAAAAATGATACGGcaactattctgataatcattttagatatttttcaagcaaatatGCTAAAAACAAATTCACCGCGAGGAGTTGATGCTTTGATTCGTCCtttgtgacagtaaactgttatctttgggttttggactgttggtcaaatGAAAAAAGCAATTTGAATAAATCACCTCGGCAGGACGAAAATTACAACCcacatttttcactgttttgtgtcattttatagacaaaacgatAAATCGAGataataatcatcagattaatcgacattgaacccccccccccccctcccctccgtCTGTAAATCAGATTTCTCTCTTGATCTTGTAACCTGATGTTTCAGAAAGCAGGTTACTGCTACGAGTCGGGAGCACTGGGATATCTGAAATGCATCTACAGTAAACAAAGAGAAGGCTTCACAGTATCGGTATCTGTCAACTGAGAGGACATTTATCAGTAACTATTTTGACAGTCAGTTATTTGTTACACTAAAATCCCAAACATTTGTTCCAGCTcgtcaaatgtgagg comes from Sebastes fasciatus isolate fSebFas1 chromosome 5, fSebFas1.pri, whole genome shotgun sequence and encodes:
- the pycr3 gene encoding pyrroline-5-carboxylate reductase 3 isoform X3, producing MDPEMDSQLKIGFIGAGNMAFGIAKGILSGSVLPVNVKVSAPSSRNLGRFQELGIDVTHSNIEVVSGSDVVFVAVKPHLVPLVLNEISIHVTDRHIIVSVAAGVTLATLEELLPENSVAIRLMPNLPCLVQEGALLFARGSHAKQEDGALLRSLLHRCGLVEEGPEAWIDIHTGLSGSGVAFVYLFAEALADGAVKMGMPSALAHSIASQTVLGAGRLLRESGKHPAQLRSEVCTPGGTTIYGLHTLEQGGVRASTMSAVESATERARELGRKSAAGSRK
- the pycr3 gene encoding pyrroline-5-carboxylate reductase 3 isoform X2 gives rise to the protein MEDSGIKKQNWDVKETELFLDILKELDMKKCLDGRKIKMDPEMDSQLKIGFIGAGNMAFGIAKGILSGSVLPVNVKVSAPSSRNLGRFQELGIDVTHSNIEVVSGSDVVFVAVKPHLVPLVLNEISIHVTDRHIIVSVAAGVTLATLEELLPENSVAIRLMPNLPCLVQEGALLFARGSHAKQEDGALLRSLLHRCGLVEEGPEAWIDIHTGLSGSGVAFVYLFAEALADGAVKMGMPSALAHSIASQTVLGAGRLLRESGKHPAQLRSEVCTPGGTTIYGLHTLEQGGVRASTMSAVESATERARELGRKSAAGSRK
- the pycr3 gene encoding pyrroline-5-carboxylate reductase 3 isoform X1, which encodes MEDSGIKKQNWDVKETELFLDILKELDMKKCLDGRKVRNNKLFKVAHRRMTAAGYHRSVDQLKFRWKLLKSAYYKCKREPDAPAPTKIQGWWRYEKTMVAIMESRHPLVGAGVNSDRHDEVTEDSDGEASMLPWPQQPCPDSSAQTLGLIIKMDPEMDSQLKIGFIGAGNMAFGIAKGILSGSVLPVNVKVSAPSSRNLGRFQELGIDVTHSNIEVVSGSDVVFVAVKPHLVPLVLNEISIHVTDRHIIVSVAAGVTLATLEELLPENSVAIRLMPNLPCLVQEGALLFARGSHAKQEDGALLRSLLHRCGLVEEGPEAWIDIHTGLSGSGVAFVYLFAEALADGAVKMGMPSALAHSIASQTVLGAGRLLRESGKHPAQLRSEVCTPGGTTIYGLHTLEQGGVRASTMSAVESATERARELGRKSAAGSRK